The following is a genomic window from Acidimicrobiales bacterium.
ACCGCCTGGTCGTGGTCAGGACGTTCTCCAAGACGTGGTCCATGGCCGCGGCGAGGCTCGGCTACGTCGTCGCTCCGGCGTCGGTGGTGACCGCCCTGGAGCAGGTGGCGCTTCCGTACCACCTCGACGCCATCAAGCAGGTTGCCGGGCGCCTGGCCCTCGATTACCAGGCGGACATGGACGCCAGGGTCGCCGCCCTGGTGGAGGAGCGCGGCCGCCTCGGCGCCGCCCTGGAGCAGCTGCCGGTCGAGTCCTGGCCGTCGGACGCCAACTTCATCCTCTTCCGCCCGCTCACCCGTCCCGGGGACGAGGTGTGGCAGGGCCTGCTCGAGCGCTCGGTGCTCGTCCGCAACTGCAGCGGCTGGCCCCGTCTCGAGGGCTGCCTGCGGGTGACGGTGGGCACCCCTGAGGAGAACACCGCCTTCCTGGCCGCTCTGGCAGAGTGCCTGACGTGAGGACAGCCGAGCGCTCCCGTCGAACCCGCGAGACCACGGTCGAGGTCGGGCTCATGCTGGAGGGCTCGGGCCTGGTGGAGGTGGCCACGGGCCTCCCGTTCTTCGACCACATGGTGTCCCAGCTGGGTCGGCATGGGGGACTCGATCTCACGGTCTCGGCCAAGGGCGATCTGGAGGTCGACGCCCATCACACCGTCGAGGATGTCGGGATCGTGCTCGGCGAGGCCCTGGCCGCGGCCCTCGGCGACAAGGCCGGGGTGCGTCGCTTCGCGTCGATGGCCGTGCCCCTGGACGAGGCGCTGGTCGAGGTGGCGCTCGATCTGTCCGGGCGCCCCTACCTCCACTACGAGGTGGACGTGGCGGCCGACGCCGTGCCCCTCGGGAGCCCCCCGTTCGAGCCGCAGCTGGCCGAGGAGTTCTGGCGGGCCCTCACGACCTCGGCCGGCATCACGTTGCACATCAGGCTGCGCAGCGGGCGCAACACCCACCACATCCTCGAGGCCTCGTTCAAGGCCGTGGCCCGATCCCTGCGCGACGCGGTGCGCGTCGAGGGAGCCGACGTCCCGTCGACCAAAGGACGCTTGTGATCGCCGTGCTCGACTACGGGATCGGCAACCTCCGGTCGGCCGAGAAGGCGTTGCAGCGCGTCGGCGGTGACGCCCGACTCGTGACCGAGCCCGAGCAGGCCGAGGGCGCGACGGGGGTGGTGCTTCCCGGAGTCGGAGCCTTCGGTCGCTGCCTGAACGCGCTGCGGTCGTCGGGGCTCGACGCCGTGGCCATCGACGCCGCCCGCCGCGACCTTCCCTTCCTCGGCATCTGCGTGGGCATGCAGATGCTCTACGAGACGTCGACCGAGGACGCCGGCGCGTGCGGGCTGGGCATCCTCGAGGGCCGAGTCGTTCGCCTTCCGCCAGGACCGAAGAGC
Proteins encoded in this region:
- a CDS encoding aminotransferase class I/II-fold pyridoxal phosphate-dependent enzyme, encoding RPPRSGAGPGAGPGRGGRGYGQFCAWSALSMLDDHDRLVVVRTFSKTWSMAAARLGYVVAPASVVTALEQVALPYHLDAIKQVAGRLALDYQADMDARVAALVEERGRLGAALEQLPVESWPSDANFILFRPLTRPGDEVWQGLLERSVLVRNCSGWPRLEGCLRVTVGTPEENTAFLAALAECLT
- the hisB gene encoding imidazoleglycerol-phosphate dehydratase HisB, with the protein product MRTAERSRRTRETTVEVGLMLEGSGLVEVATGLPFFDHMVSQLGRHGGLDLTVSAKGDLEVDAHHTVEDVGIVLGEALAAALGDKAGVRRFASMAVPLDEALVEVALDLSGRPYLHYEVDVAADAVPLGSPPFEPQLAEEFWRALTTSAGITLHIRLRSGRNTHHILEASFKAVARSLRDAVRVEGADVPSTKGRL
- the hisH gene encoding imidazole glycerol phosphate synthase subunit HisH, with amino-acid sequence MIAVLDYGIGNLRSAEKALQRVGGDARLVTEPEQAEGATGVVLPGVGAFGRCLNALRSSGLDAVAIDAARRDLPFLGICVGMQMLYETSTEDAGACGLGILEGRVVRLPPGPKSPQMQWNVLRPVPGRASEMLRPLGDLSWVYFVHSFAPEPSADVVATCDYGGSVVAAVERGRLWATQFHPEKSGAAGLTLLTGFVRACT